The Sphingobium sp. JS3065 genomic sequence AATGCAGCTTGCCGGTGATGCCGTAACGATCCCCGCCAACGCCGGACAAGCCATATTGCACGCCCTTGGGCGCGACGACGGGAAGGCCCGCCTCCGACTGATAAAGATAGCGCAGATAGCTGCCCGGGGTCGCGCCCCGCGTCGTGCTGCCATAGGCGTCGGGCGACACGCCGTAACCGTCCTTATCCTCATAATAGAGGGTGGATTCCGCCCAAACGCCATCGGCGATGCCTGCGTGGAAGGTCGCGCCATACAGCTTGTCCTTGCGAACGTTGATGGCCAGATTATACACTGCGGTATAAGCGCTGTTGGAATAATAGATCCCTGGAGCCGTGGGGCCAAAACCCGTCGTCGTATTCGGTACATTTTCGATATAGGCATAGTCGCGACCGCACTGGCCCAGCGCATTGCGTGACACGCAATTATATTGCCCACGCGTAATGGTCGGCGAGTCATAGTCGAAGAAGTCGTTCGACACGAATTTGAACCGCGCCCAGCTATCGCCGCCCAGATCGGCGTGAATCTGCCCTTCCCAATGTTCACGGTCGACCGATCCGGGGCCGCGCCACAGGTCGCTGTCCAGCTTCGTGCGGCTGACATAGGCCTTGAACGGTCCGACCTTCCCGGTGCTGACGCGGATAAAGGTGCGCTTCATATCGAAATCGCCGAAGCTCTGCGATACGAACAGGCCCATGTCGTCCTGCGGCGCGATACTGTTATATTGCACCACCGGCCCCAGCGTCGAATAGCTGGGCAGGCCCACATCGCCCGCGCCGATGGCAGCTTCCACCACGCCGAGATTTTCGTTGTCGACATAGCGGAACACCGGGCTGCCACCAAAGGCGTCGCTGCGCCCGGTCGGGATGCCATCGACCACGAAGCCGATCTGGTCCAGGTTGAAGGCGCGGGTCTGGACGCTGTTGCCGAACTCGTAGAGGCCAAGTGCGCCATCGGTCTGCACGTTGAAGCCGGGCAGTTGCTCCAGCATCTTCAGGCCCGAAATGCCAGAGGGTGCAGACAGCAATGCTTCGCGCGTGACCGCCACGACATTGCTCACCTTGTCCTCGCCGATGGCCTCCGCCGATTGGGAGATGCGGCGGCCGGTGACGGTGATCGTGCCGGCATCTTCTTCCGCAACCGGTTCCTGCGCCCAGGCATGGGGCGATACGGTGGCAGCGCAGCATGACAGCAGCAGGGCGGCACGGCGAACGGACAAGAACTTCTGCATAAATGGCTCCCTTTCGGCCCTTTTCGGGCAGTTATGGGCCGTTCAGGCGTGCGCCCGTGCATGGCGCGCAGCGCTGCATCTCTCCACATAACAAGCAAGCCGGACGCATCCCTGCCACCAGCCGATTTTCTCGGTTTTCTTGTGAAACGAAATGATGGTGGAAATCCGCTACCGGCAAACGAGTAATTCTCAATCCGTAACGAAATTCGCTGGGATGCCGGTCGACCCAAAGCCCACGCTGCAAAAAACGGGCTACGCCATGATATTCCTATTTCTACATACTTCCATTATCGATACATATGCATCATGACCGACACTCCCTTTTGGCTGGCCCTGCTGCACCAGCTTCCCGCCAAGCCGCCCTATTTGCGGGTCAAGATATGGCGGCGGCTGCAAGGGATCGGCGCGGTCCCGCTCAAGAACGCCGTCCATGTCCTGCCCCATTCGGCGGAGAGCGCAGCCGCCTTCCGCAACCTCATGGCGGAAATCACCGCCAATGGCGGCGAAGCCACCCTGATCGAGGCGCGTCTGCTGGCCGGTCAATCGGACGGCGATGTCCGCGCCCTGTTCGATAGCGCCCGCAACGCCGATTATGAGGAGATCGCGCAGGCCGCCCGCCGCCTCCTGGAAACCGGCCCCGCCAGCGGCCCGGACATCGCCCGGCTGCGAAAGCGGATCGAGGATATCGGCAGGCTGGATTTCTTCGGCGCCCATGGACGGCAGGAGGCCGAAGCCGCGCTCGCGGAATTAGACCGGCAGCGTTACCTGCATCCGGACGTCAGCCGCGCCGATCCCACGGACGAAACCGAAGCGATCGACCTGACGAACAGGGTCTGGGTGACGCGCAGCGGCGTCCATGTCGACCGCATCGCCTGCGCCTGGCTGATCCGCCGGTTCATCGATCCCGGCGCCCGCTTCAAATTCGTCGACAGCCGCCATCATGATCCGGCGGCAGGCGAACTGCGCTTCGACATGGCGGACGCCGAATTCACCCATGAGAGCGACCGTTGCAGCTTTGAGACATTGCTGCTGCGGGCGGGTCTGCTGGACGACCCCGCACTGGTCGCGATCGGGGAGATCATCCATGATCTCGACATTGGCGACGGCAAGTTCGCCCGGCCCGAAACGCCCGGCCTGAGCGCCATATTGTCAGGCGTCTGCGCATCGACCGACGACGACGTCCAGCGCATCGCCATGGCGAGCGACGCGCTCAACCAGTTTCACGCCTTTTTCAGCAACAAAAAGACGGACCGATGAGGGCCAGCGCATCCTCCATCACGCCCGCGCCCCACCCGTCCGATGGCGATCACGGCATTTCTCTCCGCGAAGCGACCCGCGTCTGGGCGCGGATCGCCGCGCTCAGTTTCGGCGGCCCGGCGGGGCAGATCGCCGTGATGCACCGGCTGCTGGTCGAGGAAAAGCGCTGGATCGGGGAAGAACGATTCCTCCACGCGCTCAATTATTGCATGCTGCTGCCGGGACCGGAGGCGCAGCAACTGGCCATCTATATCGGTTGGCTGCTGCACAAGACCAGAGGCGGGCTGATCGCGGGCATATTGTTCGTGCTGCCCGGCTTCTTCGCTATATTGGGCCTCAGCTATATCTATGTCCTGCTGGGCCATGCGCCACTTATCGAAGGGCTGTTCTTCGGCCTGAAGGCGGCGGTGCTGGCCATCGTGATTCAGGCGGTGGTCCGGGTTGGATCCCGGGCGCTGAAGAATAATGTCATGCGCGGAATCGCCGTCGCCGCCTTCGTGGCGATCTTCTTCCTCGGCGCGCCCTTCCCGCTGATCATCCTGACGGCGGGCCTGGGCGGCTTCATCGGCGGGCGCAGCGGCCTTATGGCGTTCCAGGGCGGCGGAGGCCATGGTCCGGGGAGCGGCAATGTCGTCCATGACCGCGACACCGCATTGGGTGAGCAATTGCCCGAACATGCCCGCCCCCATCCGGGCTGGTCGTTGCGCATATCGGCGATATTGCTGCTGCTGTGGCTGGGGCCGGTGCTGGCGTTGTTCCTGGCCCTGGGACCGGACAATGTGTTCACCCATATCGCCGGCTTCTTCAGCCAGATGGCGGTCGTCACCTTCGGCGGCGCCTATGCGGTGCTTGCCTATGTCGCGCAGGAGGCAGTCGGCACCTTCGGCTGGCTGCGGCCCGGCGAAATGCTCGACGGCCTGGGCATGGCGGAAACGACGCCGGGGCCGCTGATCATGGTGACGCAGTTCGTGGGATTCCTGGCCGCCTTTCGCGATTCCGGGGTGCTGCACCCGCTGGTCGCCGCGACGCTGGGCGCAATCCTCACCACCTGGGTCACGTTCGTCCCCTGCTTCCTCTGGATCTTCGCGGGCGCGCCCTTCATCGAGCGGTTGCGCGGCAATCCGGCGCTTTCGGCGGCGCTGACCGCGATCACCGCCGCAGTCGTCGGCGTGATCCTCAATCTCGCAATCTGGTTCGCTATCCACACCCTGTTCGCGCAGGTCCGGCGGATCGGCGGAGTCGACCTGCCGCTGCTGTCGAGCGTCAATATCCCCGCCCTGCTGCTGTCGACCGGCGCGATGATCGCCATATTCCGGTTCGGGATCGGCGTGCTGCCGGTGCTGGGCGCGTGCGCAACCCTGGGCGCCGCCTATATCCTGATCGCTTGAGGGGGCTTGAAAGCCGTCCCCGCTCCCGCCATCTGACGGTTCGTTTTCAATGGGGAGAGTTTTCGTTACCGCCATGACCACCGGCACTGCACCCGAAACCCGTTCCTTCGAGGCCGACGTCGCCCGGCTGCTGCACATGATGGTGCACTCCGTCTATTCGGATAAGGACGTCTTCCTGCGCGAGTTGATCTCGAACGCAGCCGACGCCTGCGAGAAGCTGCGCTACGAATTGCTGAGCGATCCCGCGCTCGCGGGCGACGACGGCCAGCCGCGCATCACCGTCACGCTCAACCCCGAGGCCCGCCAGTTGATCGTCGAGGATAACGGCATCGGCATGAGCGAGGTCGAACTGGCCGAGGCGCTCGGCACCATCGCCCGATCCGGCACCCGCGCCTTCATGGAACGGGTCACGGCGGCGAAAGAAGGTGAAGGCGCGCAACTGATCGGCCAGTTCGGCGTCGGTTTCTATTCCGCCTTCATGGTCGCGGACAAGGTCGACGTCTTCTCCCGCCGGGCCGGGGCGGATACCGCCGCGCACTGGGCGTCGGAGGGTCTGGGCAGCTACACCATCCAGCTAGTCGACCCGGCCCAGGCCCCCGCACGCGGCACCCGCATCGTCCTGCACCTGAAGGAAGACGCCGCCAGCTATACCGAACAATTCACCACCCAGCGCATCGTCACCGCGCAGTCCGGTCATGTCCCGGTCCCCATCTTCCTCAAGGAAAAGCCGGATGCGGAGGAAAAGCAGATCGCGGACGGCGCGGCGCTCTGGACCCGCCCGAAATCGGATATCACGGCGGAGGAATATACCGATTTCTATCGCAGCACCGCCGGCCAGTTCGACGAACCCGCGCTGACGCTGCATTATCGCGCCGAGGGGCTGCACGAATATTCGGTCCTCGCCTTCCTGCCCTCCATGCGCCCGTTCGACCTGTTCGACCCGGATCGCGCAGGCCGGATGAAGCTCTATGTCCGCCGCGTCTTCATCACCGACGAAGCGCAGATATTGCCGCGCTATCTGCGTTTCGTGCGCGGGCTGGTCGACAGCAACGATCTGCCGCTCAACGTCTCGCGGGAGATGATCCAGGAAAGCCCGGTCCTGGCCGCCATTCAGAAGGGCGTCGCCAACCGCATCCTCTCCGAACTCGACAAGCTGGCCGAGAAGGATGGGGATGCCTATCTCAAATTCTGGGACAATTTCGGCGCGGTGCTGAAGGAAGGCCTGTACGAGGATTTCGCCCGGCGGGAGGCGCTGCTCGGCCTCGCCCGCTTCAAATCCACGGCTGGCGGCGAAGATTGGCGTTCGCTCAAACAATATGTCGAAGCGATCAAAGACAATCAGACCGCCATCTACTACGCCACCGGCCCCGATCTCGACCGCCTCGCCTCCTCCCCGCAACTGGAGGGGTTCCGCGCCCGCGGCATCGAAGTGCTGCTGCTCACCGATCAGGTCGACAGCTTCTGGGTCACGGCCGGGGTCGACTATCAGGGCAAGCCGTTCAAGTCGGTGACGCAGGGTCTGGCCGACCTGAGCCTGATCCCGCTGGCGGAGGGCGAAGCGCCCGCCGCGCAGGCATCGGCGGAGGTCGACGGCTTCATCGCCTATGTGAAGACTGTGCTGGGCGAGGAAGTGTCCGACGTCCGCGCATCGGAACGGTTGACGGAAAGCGCAGTCTGCCTGGTCGCGCCCGACAATGCGATGGACCGCCAGCTTGAAAAGCTGCTGGCCGGGGCCGGACGGATCGACAGTGCGGCCAGGCCAGTGCTGGAGATCAATCCCCGCCACGATCTGATCGCAAAACTCGGCGCGCTGACCGAGGACAGCGACTTGCGCGAGGATGCCGCCCGCCTGCTGCTGGACGAAGCCCGCATCGCGGATGGCGAGCTTCCCGCCGACCCTCGCGCCTTTTCCGCCCGCCTCGCCCGCATGATCGGTGGCGCAATCCGGTGATGGCGAGCGACAATCCGCTTGCCAGTCCCGCGAAAGCGCGCCAATCACCCGGCAACAGGAAAAATGAGAGGATAGCGCGTCGATGAGCTATTATGACGTTCTGATCGTGGGCGCCGGACATGCCGGGGCGCAGGCGGGCATTTCGCTGCGCCAGCTCGGTTTCGAAGGCTCGGTCGCGATGGTGGGCGATGAAAAGGATCCGCCCTATGAACGCCCGCCCCTCTCCAAGGAATATTTCGCGGGCGACAAGAGCTTCGACCGCATCCTGATCCGCCCGGCCAGCTTCTGGGAAGAGCGCAAGATCGACATGCTGCTCGGCCTGCGCGTGAAGTCGGTCGACCCGGTGGGCAAATTCGTGACCGCGGGCGACCGGGAGATCGGCTATGGCAAGCTGATCTGGGCGACCGGCGGTTCCCCGCGCATGCTGACCTGCACCGGCGCCGATGCCTCCGGCGTCCACGCGGTGCGCCGCCGCGACGATGTCGACGCCATGATCGCGAAGATCGACCGGATCAATCATGTGACGGTCATCGGCGGCGGCTATATCGGGTTGGAAGCGGCTGCCGTCCTTTCGAAATTCGGCAAGAAGGTCGTGCTTCTGGAAGCGCTGGACCGCGTGCTGGCCCGCGTGGCGGGCGAGGAATTGTCGCGCTTCTACGAGGCGGAACATCGCGCCCATGGCGTCGACCTGCGCACCGGCGCGCGCATGGACTGCATCGAAGTGACCGACGGGAAGGCGACCGCCGTGCTGATGCAAGACGGCGAACGGATCGAAACCGACATGGTGATCGTCGGCATCGGCATCATCCCCGAAACCGGGCCGCTGATCGCGGCAGGCGCGGCGGGCGGCAACGGCGTGGACGTGGACGAATATTGCCGCACCAGCCTGCCCGACATCTATGCGGTGGGCGATTGCGCCGCCCATGCGAACAGCTTCGCACGCGGCGCGCAGATCCGTCTGGAGTCCGTGCAGAACGCCAATGACCAGGCGAAGACCGCCGTCAACCACATCATGGGCAAGGAAGAAGCCTATCATGCCGTGCCCTGGTTCTGGTCTAATCAATATGATCTGAAGCTCCAGACCGTGGGCCTTTCGACCGGCCACGACCAGACGATCCTGCGCGGCGATCCGGCCACTCGCAGCTTTTCCGTCCTGTACCTCAAGGGCGGCAAGCTGATCGCGCTCGACTGCGTCAATGCGGTCAAGGATTATGTGCAGGGCCGCGCCCATGTCATTTCCGGCGCAGTACTGGATCAGGCGCAGTTGGCCGACGCAACCGTCCCCCTCAAGGAAGTCGGCCTCGCCTGAGAGATGCCTGGACAATGGATGAAGGTCAGCCCCGAAAGCTGGCCTTCATCGCCAATTCCCAGGGACCACCGCGATAATGCCAGGCCGCAAGGCCAGCGATGACAAGCGGCCTTGCACGGAAATCCCGCCGCAATTCGGCCACCAGCATCTTCGCCTCTGCTGGCTCGGCTTTGTTCTGCACCGTGATATGGAAGCGTGGGCTCCCCTGATCCTGCGGCGTCAGCAAGCCAGCAAAAGCATCCGCCAGTTCATCGCGCATCGCCATCAGTTCGGGACTTTCCACCCGATATGCGACCCCTCTTCCCAACGACATCACCTCCGTCAGCCTGGCGCCAGGCGACGGACCCGCGCAAAGTCCCTTCAATCGCCACGCCACTTCCTCCAGGGCCGAGGGCGGCAGATGATGGAACAGCGTGATATGCGCTGGCACCAGATTGCGCCCGGCCGGAAAATGCGCGCGGCGCAGGCCGTCGGCCCAGGCGAAATCCGCCGCCCCTATCAAAGCCGTCACGATGATCGGCGCCGCCAAAGCTTCATCCGTCAAAAGCCGACATCTCCTTTCGCAAAATTCCCTCAACCGCTATGATCTACCCCGCGGTCCCGGCAGGCAGGCCGCCGACAGAGGGGAACAGCCATGACCGCTCCACGATCCTTTCGAGCCATCGGAATCCTTTTGCTGCTCTGGAACCTGTTGGGGGTGGCCGCTTTCATCATGCAATATAGCGCCGATCTCGACCGATTGGCGAAAACCGATCCTTATACCGCCAGGATTTTCGCGGCCATGCCCGGCTGGGTCTGGGCGACCTATGCGGTGGCGGTCGGCGCGGGCGCGCTGGGTGCGATCCTGCTGCTGCTCCACAAGGCCGCCGCCGCGCCCCTGTTCCTGCTCTCGATCATCGCGGTGATCGTGCAGTTCGGCTACAACTTCCTCTACACCGACCTACTGGCGGTCAAAGGCCCCACCGCCGCGATCTTCCCGGCCGTGATCCTGATCATCGCCATCTTCCAATGGCGCTATGCGAGCCGCCTGATCGCAAAGGGCATCCTCCGCTGACCCGATCCAATCCAGGCCATAGGCTGGCCCAAAAAAAGGGCCGCTGCGACAATCCGCACCGGCCCTTTTTTCCAAAGCTTCAAACAGGCTTCAAACGCTGGGTCCAAGCCCCTTGATCGCGTCATCAACCAGCAGCTTGTCGGCCTTCGCATCATGCCCCTGCGCGATCAGCGACGCGGCGGCGCTGGTAGCGGCGTTCACCGCCCTGGCGCGGATGCCCGCGATCGCGGTGCGCTCCGCAGCGCCGATCTTGTCCTCCGCCATCTTCTGACGGCGCGCGATCAAAGCGGTCGCATTGGCCTTCGCATCTTCCAACAGCGTAGCGGCCTCCTGTTCGGCCGATTTGCGCATGGCGTCGGCCTCTCCAGCCGCCGAGGCCAGCTTGACTTCATATTCCGCCTTCAGCGCTTCCGCTTCAGCCCGCAGCTTGGAAGCTTCCTCCAACTGCGCCTTGATCTGAGCGATGCGGCTGTCCAGCGCCCCGCCGATCAGGCCGGGCACCTTCTTGAATATAAGGATCAGGATGAACACCGCCATCGCCAGGCTGACCCAGGCCGTGGCATCCATGCCGACCGCCTTGGGATCGCTGTGCGGCGCGACGCCTTCATGGGCAACGGTGCCGACCGGCTCCATCCCCTCCGAATGGATCGCCTCGTTCAGATGCGGAACTTCCGCCTCACTATGCTGTGCTGCTGCCTCAGCCATGGGCCAGTGCCGCCTTTACTGCGTTGCGGGCTGCGTCGTCCGACGCATCCACGCCGGAAATACGAACCACCATGTCGCGCGCTGCGTCAGCGGCAACGGTTTCAATCTCTGCCATGGCTGCGTCGGTGGCAGCCTTGATGCGGGCTTCGGCCGCGCCGATCTGGCCTGCGATCTCCGCGTCTGCGGCCGCAAGCTTGACTTCGGAGGCCTTGGCCGCTTCCGCCTTCGCCTTTGCCAGCATGGCCTGAGCGGCCCCACGGCTTTCGGCGTCGCGGACCCGATAGTCCGCCTCCGCTTCATCGGCGCGGGCGAAGGCCGCCTTGGCGGCATCCAGGTCTCCGGTGATCTTCGCGTCGCGCGCGTCGGCCGTCGCCTGAACCTTGGGCACCATGCCCAGGCCGACGACGAAGAAAACGAAGCCGAAGGTCAACAGCAGCCAGAAAATCTGCGATGAATAGGTTTCGGCAATTTGCGCGATTTGAGGCATTTTCAGGTCCGTCCGATCAGGCGCGGTCAATCATAGGACGGGCATGGGAAGCCGCGAAGCCCCCCTGCCCGTCCCAAAGCGGCTTATCAGGCCACGAACACCAGGATCATGGCGATAACGAACGCCAGCAGACCCAGAAGTTCCGCCGCAGCGAAACCGATGAACAGGCGGCCCTGCTGACCGTCGGCAGCGCCGGGGTTGCGCAGCGCGCCTTCCAGGAACGAGCTGAAGACGTTGCCCACACCGAGGGCGGCGATGCCCGCACCGATGGCGGCCAGGCCAGCACCGAGCAGCTTTGCGGCTTCTGCGTCCATGTCGTAAACTCCCTTTTCCAAACTCTAATCAAACGTGGGTGAAATAACGAAAAATCTTAGTGCAGGTTCTCGGCATCGTTGATGTAGACCGAGGTCAGCAGCGCGAACACATAGGCCTGGATCACCGCCACCAGCACTTCCAGTGCGCTGATGCCGATCATCAGGATGAAGCTGGCGCTGCCGACGGTGAGGCCAAAGCCGACCCCGGCGTTCGATGCGTTGATGACGAAGCCCGCCAGCACCTTCAGCAGCACGTGACCGGCGGTCATCGCGACGAACAGTCGCAGGCCCAGGCTGAACGGACGCACCATGAACGAGATCAGCTCGATCGGGAAAATGACCGGGATCATCGGCAGCGGCGTACCGTGCGGCACGAACAGCGAGAAGAAGTGCAGGCCATGCTTGTAGAAGCCCACCGCCAGCACGATCGAAAAGCTCATGATCGCGAGCACGCCGGTCGCGGTGAAATGGCTGGTGAAGGTGAAGGGGTGCAGGCCGACCAGGCCCAGCGGCAGCAGGCCCAGCAGATTCGCCAGCAGGATGAACATGAACAGCGAGAAGACGTAAGGAATATATTTCTTGCCGCCCTCACCCACATTGGCGACCAGCAGGCTCTTGATGAAGCCGGTCATATATTCGACCGCCATCTGCCAGCGGCCGGGAACCAGTTCCCGCTTCATGCCGCCGACGACGAAGATCCACAGCACCACGGCGGCGGCCACCATATAGAGCGCGCTGTTGGTGAAGGCGATGTTGAAGCCACCGATCGACAGATGGTCGGTACCGAACAGCGGTTCGATCGCAAACTGGTGCATCGGATCGATTTTGCCGGATTCTGCCACGCTGGACCCCTGTAACGCCTAATCTCAAGGACTATGACAAAAGCGTCCCTATTGGTCGGGACGCTTCGTCGTCGTCAATCTGATGATGTTCCTGAACGCCGCCACGATCCCAAGACCGAGGAATGCCAACAGGAGCCACGGGGATGTCCGCAGAAAGTAGTCCAGAGTCCCACCAACCACGGCACCGCCAGCAAGACCGCCGATCAGTTCCGCGAGAACCCTGTTGCCCAGGCGGGAACCATCGTCCGCCTGTTGCACCTGTGTCCCCTGTCTGACCTTTTCGGCGTGTTCGGCCTGCGCGATCCGTTCCTCCAAAGAGGCGATCCGCGCATCTTCCCCCGCCGGGTCTTGCCCCGGTGCATCCGCCGCCATCGACCATCCTTTCCATCAGGGCTTCAAGACCCCACGTCAGGCGGCATGGCGGTTGCGGTTGCACCCGTCAAGGCGCGGCCCGTTTAGAAAGGGCTTTCGGGAGTGTCAACCGTCGTTGGACAGGAGAATTTCCCGTCCGAACGAAGCGGGGTCGAAAGTCCGCCAGCGCCGGGAAAATCAGCCCGCCGTCGCGCAATAGCCCGGCAGGGCGATCGGTCCAGCGCCCTTGGTCTGCCATGCGCCAGCGCCGATGCGGTAGACCTGACCCGGCTTCACACGGCTGCTGAGCGTCTGGCATCCGGTCGCCGCGGCGACATCCTGCACCGTCACGCCGCGCTTGCCGGCAAGGTCGGTATAGACTGCCCGGCGCTTGATATTGATCGATTCGACCTCCTGCCGCACCGTGTCGCTCACCGACCCGGCGATGCCCAGATAGCCGTCAGCCTGCTCTCCAACCGAACCCGATGCCATGGCGGTGGCCACGGCGCCCGACTGCGCCCGCGCCGGAGAAGTCATGACCATCCCAGTCGTCAACGCAACCGCGGCGGTGGCGGCGATCATCAAAAATTTGCGTGTCATTGCGGGAACAACTCCGGGTTATTCTGGATCAGGTCCTGTGCATCGCGCTGCAGGCGGACGACGACTTCCTGCTGTATCTTGACGTTGAGGTTGATTTCGATCGGCTTGTCCGGGGCCTTCACCTGGATGCAGCCCCCCAAGGCCAAACCGGCGAAAGCCGCCGTCATGATCGTTCGCTTCTTCATTTCTGCTCCCCGTTTCGCATAGTCTCGCTTTCGGTGGGCTGAACCGCAACCCCTTCCTGCCCCATTTTCAGGCGCATCTTTTCCTGCATCTGGTCGCCA encodes the following:
- a CDS encoding TonB-dependent receptor, with translation MQKFLSVRRAALLLSCCAATVSPHAWAQEPVAEEDAGTITVTGRRISQSAEAIGEDKVSNVVAVTREALLSAPSGISGLKMLEQLPGFNVQTDGALGLYEFGNSVQTRAFNLDQIGFVVDGIPTGRSDAFGGSPVFRYVDNENLGVVEAAIGAGDVGLPSYSTLGPVVQYNSIAPQDDMGLFVSQSFGDFDMKRTFIRVSTGKVGPFKAYVSRTKLDSDLWRGPGSVDREHWEGQIHADLGGDSWARFKFVSNDFFDYDSPTITRGQYNCVSRNALGQCGRDYAYIENVPNTTTGFGPTAPGIYYSNSAYTAVYNLAINVRKDKLYGATFHAGIADGVWAESTLYYEDKDGYGVSPDAYGSTTRGATPGSYLRYLYQSEAGLPVVAPKGVQYGLSGVGGDRYGITGKLHWEIGSNALEAGVWAETDKYHRTQARYNTVDGAPDSAPNLNELVYLRRDYRSKRDILQVFLKDTLKLADERLILDLGFKGLVMDYAQRGYRDFDDYYRTTGTGLATRGIAGWGPQANTAHYKDMFLPMAGLLYKFDGRTQVFASYAENMALPKGMDDIYSVTRPGTSALVPQPAPERSKNMELGIRTNQGQVYASLAAFYTKFENRIQSITSFVPGGGASTETFYQNVGRVRSYGVEFAGTYKPSFLDGLAYGNLNATYNNAKFKDNIVGSTVIPLAGKFLPDSAKWIVSGGVTVEPASWLVANFSGKYTSKRWSTFVNTPGSSVPGYTVFSAYVDIGDGLSFGPVKGIKARLNIDNIFDKDTLSYISAQPSGDGFFRPLSPRTFQFTISGEI
- a CDS encoding chromate resistance protein ChrB domain-containing protein codes for the protein MTDTPFWLALLHQLPAKPPYLRVKIWRRLQGIGAVPLKNAVHVLPHSAESAAAFRNLMAEITANGGEATLIEARLLAGQSDGDVRALFDSARNADYEEIAQAARRLLETGPASGPDIARLRKRIEDIGRLDFFGAHGRQEAEAALAELDRQRYLHPDVSRADPTDETEAIDLTNRVWVTRSGVHVDRIACAWLIRRFIDPGARFKFVDSRHHDPAAGELRFDMADAEFTHESDRCSFETLLLRAGLLDDPALVAIGEIIHDLDIGDGKFARPETPGLSAILSGVCASTDDDVQRIAMASDALNQFHAFFSNKKTDR
- the chrA gene encoding chromate efflux transporter: MRASASSITPAPHPSDGDHGISLREATRVWARIAALSFGGPAGQIAVMHRLLVEEKRWIGEERFLHALNYCMLLPGPEAQQLAIYIGWLLHKTRGGLIAGILFVLPGFFAILGLSYIYVLLGHAPLIEGLFFGLKAAVLAIVIQAVVRVGSRALKNNVMRGIAVAAFVAIFFLGAPFPLIILTAGLGGFIGGRSGLMAFQGGGGHGPGSGNVVHDRDTALGEQLPEHARPHPGWSLRISAILLLLWLGPVLALFLALGPDNVFTHIAGFFSQMAVVTFGGAYAVLAYVAQEAVGTFGWLRPGEMLDGLGMAETTPGPLIMVTQFVGFLAAFRDSGVLHPLVAATLGAILTTWVTFVPCFLWIFAGAPFIERLRGNPALSAALTAITAAVVGVILNLAIWFAIHTLFAQVRRIGGVDLPLLSSVNIPALLLSTGAMIAIFRFGIGVLPVLGACATLGAAYILIA
- the htpG gene encoding molecular chaperone HtpG, whose translation is MTTGTAPETRSFEADVARLLHMMVHSVYSDKDVFLRELISNAADACEKLRYELLSDPALAGDDGQPRITVTLNPEARQLIVEDNGIGMSEVELAEALGTIARSGTRAFMERVTAAKEGEGAQLIGQFGVGFYSAFMVADKVDVFSRRAGADTAAHWASEGLGSYTIQLVDPAQAPARGTRIVLHLKEDAASYTEQFTTQRIVTAQSGHVPVPIFLKEKPDAEEKQIADGAALWTRPKSDITAEEYTDFYRSTAGQFDEPALTLHYRAEGLHEYSVLAFLPSMRPFDLFDPDRAGRMKLYVRRVFITDEAQILPRYLRFVRGLVDSNDLPLNVSREMIQESPVLAAIQKGVANRILSELDKLAEKDGDAYLKFWDNFGAVLKEGLYEDFARREALLGLARFKSTAGGEDWRSLKQYVEAIKDNQTAIYYATGPDLDRLASSPQLEGFRARGIEVLLLTDQVDSFWVTAGVDYQGKPFKSVTQGLADLSLIPLAEGEAPAAQASAEVDGFIAYVKTVLGEEVSDVRASERLTESAVCLVAPDNAMDRQLEKLLAGAGRIDSAARPVLEINPRHDLIAKLGALTEDSDLREDAARLLLDEARIADGELPADPRAFSARLARMIGGAIR
- a CDS encoding NAD(P)/FAD-dependent oxidoreductase — translated: MSYYDVLIVGAGHAGAQAGISLRQLGFEGSVAMVGDEKDPPYERPPLSKEYFAGDKSFDRILIRPASFWEERKIDMLLGLRVKSVDPVGKFVTAGDREIGYGKLIWATGGSPRMLTCTGADASGVHAVRRRDDVDAMIAKIDRINHVTVIGGGYIGLEAAAVLSKFGKKVVLLEALDRVLARVAGEELSRFYEAEHRAHGVDLRTGARMDCIEVTDGKATAVLMQDGERIETDMVIVGIGIIPETGPLIAAGAAGGNGVDVDEYCRTSLPDIYAVGDCAAHANSFARGAQIRLESVQNANDQAKTAVNHIMGKEEAYHAVPWFWSNQYDLKLQTVGLSTGHDQTILRGDPATRSFSVLYLKGGKLIALDCVNAVKDYVQGRAHVISGAVLDQAQLADATVPLKEVGLA
- a CDS encoding 2'-5' RNA ligase family protein, whose translation is MAAPIIVTALIGAADFAWADGLRRAHFPAGRNLVPAHITLFHHLPPSALEEVAWRLKGLCAGPSPGARLTEVMSLGRGVAYRVESPELMAMRDELADAFAGLLTPQDQGSPRFHITVQNKAEPAEAKMLVAELRRDFRARPLVIAGLAAWHYRGGPWELAMKASFRG
- a CDS encoding sugar transporter, producing MTAPRSFRAIGILLLLWNLLGVAAFIMQYSADLDRLAKTDPYTARIFAAMPGWVWATYAVAVGAGALGAILLLLHKAAAAPLFLLSIIAVIVQFGYNFLYTDLLAVKGPTAAIFPAVILIIAIFQWRYASRLIAKGILR
- a CDS encoding F0F1 ATP synthase subunit B, with amino-acid sequence MAEAAAQHSEAEVPHLNEAIHSEGMEPVGTVAHEGVAPHSDPKAVGMDATAWVSLAMAVFILILIFKKVPGLIGGALDSRIAQIKAQLEEASKLRAEAEALKAEYEVKLASAAGEADAMRKSAEQEAATLLEDAKANATALIARRQKMAEDKIGAAERTAIAGIRARAVNAATSAAASLIAQGHDAKADKLLVDDAIKGLGPSV
- a CDS encoding ATPase, with amino-acid sequence MPQIAQIAETYSSQIFWLLLTFGFVFFVVGLGMVPKVQATADARDAKITGDLDAAKAAFARADEAEADYRVRDAESRGAAQAMLAKAKAEAAKASEVKLAAADAEIAGQIGAAEARIKAATDAAMAEIETVAADAARDMVVRISGVDASDDAARNAVKAALAHG
- a CDS encoding F0F1 ATP synthase subunit C; protein product: MDAEAAKLLGAGLAAIGAGIAALGVGNVFSSFLEGALRNPGAADGQQGRLFIGFAAAELLGLLAFVIAMILVFVA
- a CDS encoding F0F1 ATP synthase subunit A produces the protein MAESGKIDPMHQFAIEPLFGTDHLSIGGFNIAFTNSALYMVAAAVVLWIFVVGGMKRELVPGRWQMAVEYMTGFIKSLLVANVGEGGKKYIPYVFSLFMFILLANLLGLLPLGLVGLHPFTFTSHFTATGVLAIMSFSIVLAVGFYKHGLHFFSLFVPHGTPLPMIPVIFPIELISFMVRPFSLGLRLFVAMTAGHVLLKVLAGFVINASNAGVGFGLTVGSASFILMIGISALEVLVAVIQAYVFALLTSVYINDAENLH